The following proteins are encoded in a genomic region of Deltaproteobacteria bacterium:
- the groES gene encoding co-chaperone GroES — translation MNIRPLRDRLIVRRISEEEKTKGGIIIPDSAKEKPQEAEVVAVGSGRVSEDGKITPLEIKVGDKVLFSKYGGNEVKVEGVEYLILREDDIQAIVG, via the coding sequence ATCAACATCCGTCCTCTTCGCGACCGTCTTATTGTCAGACGTATCTCCGAAGAGGAAAAGACCAAAGGTGGAATTATTATTCCTGATAGCGCCAAAGAAAAACCCCAGGAAGCCGAAGTGGTAGCCGTGGGCTCGGGCCGTGTCAGTGAGGATGGAAAGATAACCCCCCTCGAAATCAAGGTAGGGGATAAGGTTTTGTTTTCAAAATATGGTGGCAACGAAGTAAAAGTGGAAGGCGTGGAATACCTCATTTTACGTGAGGATGATATTCAGGCCATTGTTGGGTAA